In the Triticum aestivum cultivar Chinese Spring chromosome 2B, IWGSC CS RefSeq v2.1, whole genome shotgun sequence genome, ctacgcacgcgcaagatcatggtgatgcatagcaacgagaagggagagtgatgtccacgtaccctcgtagaccgtaagcagaagcattatgacaacgtggttgatgtagtgtacgtcttcacgatccgaccgatccaagcaccgaacgtacggcacctccgagttcagcacacgttcagctcgatgacgatccctggactccgatccagcagggtgtcgggaatgagttccgtcagcacgacggcatggtgacgatgatgttgttctaccggcgcagggcttcgcctaagcaccgcaacgatatgaccaaggtggaatatggtggaggggggcaccgcacacggctaaggaacgatcacgatgatcaacttgtgtgtctggaggtgccccttgcccccgtatataaaggaggaagggggaggtgcggccggccccctaggggtgcgtctggaggagtcctactcccaccaggagtaggactcccccatcttgccttggtggagaaggaaaggagggaggggaaagaggaaaggggggcgccccccccccttccttgtcctattaggactaggggagggggcacgcggcctgccctggccggccctcctcttctccctcatggcccatgtaggcccattaacccccggggggttccggtaaccccccggtactccggtaaaatctcgatttcatccggaacgtttccgatatccaaatataggcttccaatatatcaatctttatgtatcgaccattttgagactcctcgtcatgtccgtgatcacatccgggactccgaacaaccttcggtacatcaaaacttataaactcataatgaaactgccatcgtaacgttaagcgtgcggaccctatgggttcgagaactatgtaaacatgaccgagacctgttcaataaccaatagcggaacctggatgctcatattggctcctacatattctacgaagatctttatcggtcaaactgcataacaacatacgttgttccctttgtcatcggtatgttacttgcccgagattcgatcgtcagtatccaatacctagttcaatctcgttaccagcaagtctttttactcgttacataatgcatcattccgtaactaactcattagctacattgcttgcaaggcttatagtgatgtgcattaccgagagggcccagagatacctctccgacaatcggagtgacaaatcctaatctcgaaatacgccaactcaacatgtaccttcggagacacctgtagagctcctttataatcacccagttatgttgtgacgtttggtagcacacaaagtgtttttccggtaaacgggagttgcataatctcatagttgtaggaagtttgtataagtcatgaagaaagcaatagcaacatactaaacgatcaagtgctaggctaacggaatgggtcaagtcaatcacatcattctcctaatgatgtgatcccgttaatcaaatcacaacacatgtctatggttaggaaacataaccatcattgattaatgagctagtcaagtagaggcatactagtgacattaagtttgtctatgtattcacacatgtattatgtttccggttaatacaattctagcatgaataataaacatttatcatgatatgaggaaataaataataactttattattgcctctagggcgtattttcTTCACAAAGAGGTCAGACGAACCGGCACCAATGGCCCCCCAGGCCCGGCTGGCGCCCTGGCCTCACGATCCGGGCTgatgccccctttggtcccggtttgtgagtgaagcgggattaatgcccttacctaggcctcaaccaaagccctattttctactagtgcagcTCCGACTTTGATGACGAGCCTCACGGGAGAAAAGGAGCACACCTTGCACTGACAGAATCCAATTTGCCCATTGCTTGGCATCATTGCCGCAGTGTCGCCCTGCAATACCCTAGCTCCGACTTCGACCTCAGGAACATGCCAGACGGTCGACGACAAAGGCAAGTCACGACCCTGCTCATCTTGCAACCAGCGTCGCCGCCACACAAGTCTCAACGCTACAACCGCACCGCCAGCCGGGCACAGGCCGACCACGCTGTCGTGCACGTCCAGCCTCAAGGAAGAGCAAGACGGATCACGATCTTCAGTGTTGGCTCGTGTAATAATAAGAGGTAACATCTGTAACCCGGGCCTAACCAAACACAATCAATGGGCCCATCCATGGCAGGAGTTTTCATGGTGAGACCTGCTCGCCTGCAGCCGGCAAATGGGAGGTCCTAACTGGCGCTCTCAGCGCCGGTTTCGATTACTGGCGCTCGAAGGTGCttctactgggccggcccagtattACTTCGTTCGCTAGCAGGCAACGCAGAAAAATTTAAGCCAAAAAGAAACGAGCTGCAGGATCGAACTCGCGCCATGATTGTAAGCGTACGAGTATGGTTAACCACCACACCAACATGGAACTAGCGACTAAATGAACAAAAAATGAACTAGTTGACCAAACTTTTAAAAACATCAACATTTATTGGAAAAATGAACAAAAAAGTTGAAATTTCAAATGATGAACGATTTTTAAATATACATTGCACATTTTGTGATATAcgctgaacaatttttaaatacacactgaacatttttttatgtatgctgaacaaatatttaaatacacattgaacatttttgtgacaTACGCTGAACAATGTATAAATATGCATTTAACGTTGTTGTGAATATATGCTGAACAATTTTAATATACccaatgaacattttcttaaatatgttgaacattttattaaatatacgatgaacatttttgtataTAAATATGCAATGAACTGTGTATAAATAcacgaaaaagaaacaaaaacttcaTTGAATTTGAAAGAAGTTCACCGAGTTTCAAAAAAACATCGAGTTTGAAAAACAATTTGActgaaattgaaaaaaagttcattaagtttgaaaaaagttcatcgagttttaaaaaaaagttcatcaaattcgaaaaagttcatcgaatttgaaaaaatttcatcaaatttgaaaatagttaatCAACTTTCAACAAGGGTTCATCAatttttgaaaaatagttcacgcATTTagcaaaagagaaaagaaaaaaacgaaCTAAATCTTCAAAAGAAAGGAACAAGAAAAAAAAGGAGGAAAGAACAAAAGAAAGTAGAAGATGTAATTAGCCACATCAGATATCTATGGCGGGTTGGTTAGTGGTTCTCGTCTTTAGTGAAGACGCCGTGGGTTCGAATCCCTGTCGGTTGCGTTACCTTTTTTGCGGaataaaacaggaaaaaaaatgaGAAGATGGGCCGAGCCCAAGTTGCTTGAGGGGTATGCGCCCGATTGCGAAATGGGTGTAAACGGCCGCTGAGGGCGCCGTTTAGGAATTACCCCGGCAAATCCTATTACTTGTCCGTGCATTCTTTCATCATCAAAGAAGAAAAGAATATTACTTGTCCGTGCACGCGTGCTGGACATGAACTCCTGTTTGCTCTTTTGGCTTTTGCTACACGTTAATTTTTTGGGTCCGTCTATGTCACATCTAAATGTGAGATAATATCTCGCATCTAAGTATGATGTCAGCACCATCTCACTTTGGTTGTTTTCCCGTTTATTGGTTGTGTACTCATGTTACATCTAggtaacatcatcatcaaaatTACAGCCTCTTACGCATTTTTCTTGACGTGCTTGTTGGCCACAGTCCCGCGTTGTGGTTGTGGCGATCCAATCGTTTCTTGTGTCGCATGTGTAGGTGAGCTGCCACGGGCTAGAATCGATCAAATTGATTGCTTGGCTAGGCTAGCTTCGGCCATTGAGCAACTAGTACTAGTATGTCCCGTCAAAGAATCGATCAGGTTGCTTGTAGCTAGCTTGTACGTACACAAATATTTGTTCGTGCCATTTCAAAAAATAATTGAgacaattaaaaaatgttcatgcattttttttgttttgtgccAGAAAAAATCACGCGCCCACTGTGTAGCAACTCGGACAAAAAATATTGGGCCCCAGTTACGAGTTGATGGTGGACTTGTAATTGAGAAAAAAAAAGGTCAGACCCAGGTTGCGAGTTGACGATGGCTTACAATTGGGGAAAAAAAGGTCGGTCCCCAGTTGCGAGTCTagtgtggacttgcaactggaaaAAAAAGTCGGGCCCCAGTTGCGCGTCAATGGTGgccttgcaactgggacaaaaaaagatCGGTGCCCAATTGCAAGTtaagggtgaacttgcaactgggacaaaaaaaatgccgcgccccagttgcgagtcaaaagtggacttgcaactaggacaaaaaagttAGACGTAGTTGCAAGTCAAGAGTGGACTTGCAGCTGGGACAAGAAAAGGTCAACCCCCAGTTGTGAGTCAAAGGTGGACTTGCAACAGGGACAAAAAAGATTGAGCCCAGTTGCGAGTCGGCGGTGGACTTGCAACTCAATAAAAATATTGACCCCAATTGTAAATCGAGGTTGGGCTATCATCTGAGAACAAAAAAGGTCGAGTCCGGTTGTGAGTTGACGGTGGACTTGTAATTAGGACAAAATAATTGGGCTGCATTTgtgagttgagggtggacttgcaattgagACTAAAAAAGAtcagttgcgagttgagggtgcacttgcaactgggacaaaaatatGTTGGGCATGAACTTAAAACTGGGATAAAAAAAGTTTCGAGCCCCAATTACAGTTCGaagatggacttgcaactgagacaaaaaaTGTCAAAGTCCAGTTGCGGGTCGAGGGTGGGGTTGCAAATATGACAAAAGAAGATTGACCCCCGTTGCGAGTCGGCGGTGGACTTGCAACTCAATAAAAATATTGACCCCAATTGTAAATCGAGGTTGGGCTATCATCTGAGAACAAAAAAGGTCGAGTCCGGTTGTGAGTTGACGGTGGACTTGTAATTAAGACAAAATAATTGGGCTGCATTTgtgagttgagggtggacttgcaattgagACTAAAAAAGAtcagttgcgagttgagggtgcacttgcaactgggacaaaaatatGTTGGGCATGAACTTAAAACTGGGATAAAAAAAGTTTCGAGCCCCAATTACAgttcgaggatggacttgcaactgagacaaaaaaTGTCAAAGTCCAGTTGCGGGTCGAGGGTGGGGTTGCAAATATGACAAAAGAAGATCGACCCCCGTTGCAAGTTGAGGTTAGAGTTGCAACTTGGACAAAAAATACAGACCTTGTCATGAAAATtttaaaaagaaaaagtgaaaaggtgaaaaaaaatataaaaatcatgaatttaaaaaaaagaatttgaacaaaaaaacaaaaacaaaaaaacaaaaaagaagattgaaaaaagttcaccTGTGGCCACAACAGCCAACGAGGAGGCAACGTAGGAGGAGCAAGATCAATTGATAGACAACGGCCTACTGCCATGATGCCCGGCCTGAACGACGAATGAACAAGATCAATCAATAAAAAAAGCAAAGAATACTAATCTTAATGTCTAAATCATGTGGCTAGAAAGTTAGACGTGAGATAACTATTTGAAATAGGAAATCTGTAACTTTTTTATTTAACACGGCTCCGGCGCATGCATATACGATGCTGGTGTTGCCTGTTTGTCGAGATCTCCTGCCCATCGCCATGGGAAACATGACAGGTTCTTGGGCTGCCCCAGAGACCGAGACGTGGTCGCGATGTTACACGGAGGGCACCACGGTGACGCACAACTTCGAGATCGCCGGTTACTCGCTGCTCCATGGCATGGGCACCGGCAACTACGTCACGTCGAGCACGTTTACCGTCGGCGGCTGCGACAACTGCGAGTGGGACATCATGTTCTACCCCGACCGGGCCACCAAGGACGAGGGCGAAGAAGCCGACCACGCCTCCGCCTACCTCCGTCTCCGTCCCTGCAGCCGACAGCCACGGCCGACGGACGTGATGACCAAGTACACTCTGAGCTTATGGGGCAAGGATGGCCAATTGTGTCAGCAACGGAGCACACGGCATACGTTTACCCCTAGTGGTACGGGTTGGGGCCATGTCCGCTTTGTCCCCAAGTCCAAGCTGCTGGCCCTCAAAGATGACTGCTTCACCATCAGGTGTGTCTTGACGGTCTTGAAAgagcgccacgtggaagaagtgaGCACGTTCATCGTCCCGATCCCGCCCTCAAACTTTCACCAAGACTTTGGGAACATGTTGAAGGACGGGGAAGGCACGGATGTGACGTTCGTCGTGGGCGACCAATCGTTTCAGGCTCATAGGTTTGTGTTGGCCGCTCGCACGCCGTTCTTCAGGGCGGAGCTCTTCGGTCCGATGAAAGAGAACAAGATGCAGTGCATCAACATCGATGACGTGGAGCCCTCTGTATTCAAGGCGCTTCTTCACTTTATATACATAGATGCCCTGCCGGATAATCGCGATCTGAAGAAGAGCACGACACTGCAGCATTTGTTGGTTGCCGCGGATCGGTATGGGTTGGACAGGCTAGCCGCAATGTGTGAAGGAGAGCTATGCCGAAGCATTGACGTGCAGGCAGTTGCAACCACCCTAACTTTAGCGAAGCAGCATTGTCACGAGCGACTGAAAGACATTTGCATTGACTTTATGTCTTCGCGGGATGTGTTCGGTGATGTCAAGAAGACCGATGGATTCAAGCACCTTGTGACAAGCTGTCCAGAGGTCATATCAGATATTTTACAAGAAAATTTGCCGTTGCCAGAGGTAGGAGTAATTTACATAAGAACTCTTTTTACGTGTTAAAATATATTGATTTTTAAACCACTAGCGTACCCATTGCACAACTTGCTAAACCACCAAGCTCAGTGGCGATTCCATGTGTTCAACATGTTGGTTGCAGAGCCGGTCTTTCAAGAAACACCACTAATTttacacatacatacacatatgaaGTTCACGATAGTATAGAGAAAGGGCTCCTGCGATTCAAAGGAATCTTGACATTTTAGAGGATTTTGATTCTTTaatatatttttcttattttttcgaAAAGAGGGATAACACCCCAGCCATCAGTGGACTAACATGAAATTCTTAGTATAATTTTTTCACTTCTTTTATTTGATATGATGTAAGGTCTAGTATCAATAGATTTCAAATATCATTTCAATCAAAAAGGATTCCAAACATTTGCATGTTTTGAGAATCTTGCAAATAGAGGATCTGTAACTATGTTTGAGAATCCTTCAAATTAAAGAGCACGCATGTTTAATTATGTCTAAAGCCAATATATTCTTTGCCTTTGGCATCACCACTATCCCGAATCATCGGCACAATGTGTATAAACGGATCTGCACATGCAGTATTTTCACGTTTGCTTCTTTCATCATTCGCCTAGTTAGGCTTGAGCTGAATAATAAACTCTTTCACTTCTCTTTTCATCATCGTTGGGCGTGTTTTGAGATGAAATGATGCATATGCAGCCATCAATAGCGCTCTGAAACGCCCATATATACTCCTGGTATCTTATACTTGTTGGCTCTTTGTTTTAATCAGGTGGTGCGGACCAATCCGCGGAGGACACCCGGATGGCTCAAGAGGCAGCAGCGCTCATCGCAGGTCCACCGTGCGGTTCTCGTCTCCGCTTGCGTTTTGGTGCCGGCGGTGGTGGTCTCTTGTCGAGTGTACATGAGGTGCCGCTAGTCCGGTCGGCTGATCAGTTCGTTAATTTGAGCTGAAAGGGTGGATCGATCGGCATGTGAACCGATCGAGCGGAGATTGTTGAGGCTATGACTTTATTTTGGACTTTACAGTTATTTAGTGTATAACGAGTTCCTTTTGCCAACATTATTCAGTGTACAATATAACCTTGTGGGATTGCTTTTGGCATCGATTGTGCTCGTTTTCTCCTTTAATCACGTACGGTACAACCTAACCACAATGCCTACCTGTCAGGAGCTAGGCATGAATCTGTGCAAGTGTCTCATTTCTTCAGTTAAGTACCGCTTCAATTCACTTTGCTGAGTTCGCCGCTGATCTTCGGTCCAACGCCCCATGCCTTACTTAGGACAAATTCACTCTTTTGACCCTTTTTTTTAACTTAAGCACGATTTGACCCTTTGTGCAAAAGTTTTTCGGATCCGACGTTTTTTTTATATCTCCATTGTCACCGGTACGCCCGTTCAGTGTGAAAAAGACCCTCCTTGGCGGTAGGAATATGCATATAATTATAATAAAGGGGCACATGCAATAAAAAAATCTTTTTTTGTGAAAAAGACCCTACCGCCAAGCCTATGACGGTAGGGTCTTTTTTGCAAAAAACAAAGGTGACGGTGCAGGTAAGTCCTACCGCCAAAGGCCTCGGCGGTAAGATCCTAATAATTTTGCACATAGGGTCCTCGTGATAAACTAACGaaaaaggtcaaaacagtgaatgtGGCCCCTTACTTACACCTCTTTAGGCCCATAAGATGACACAAGTAGAAGCAGTAACTTTGAAAATTTATAAAGATTGGGTATCCAATCAACTAATACTTCAAACCAACTAAACTATAGAGAATAAAGGTTGAAATACCAACGGTGTCAATTCTTTGTGATTGTCGATACCGGAGCTACGGCTGAGCTTCTAGGTTGTTCGACCGGAGGTTAAAACAGCCCGATCACTTCACGAGCTACGACGAGGCACTTTACCAGGTTCGAGGTTATTCGACCAGGGGTTAAAACAGCCTGACCACTTCACAAGCTACGGcgaggcagtttacccaggttcgagtcATCAGTGTCAGTTTAATCCCTACCCCTGATGTTGTTTCTTTGTGTATCGAGAGGGCTTACAAATCGGTGGAGTGAgctccttagagcatctacagacgCATATAGCTGGTTCGAGGTTATTCGACCAGGGGTTAAAACAGCCTGACCACTTCACAAGCTACGGcgaggcagtttacccaggttcgagtcATCAGTGTCAGTTTAATCCCTACTCCTGATGTTGTTTCTTTGTGTATCGAGAGGGCTTACAAATCGGTGGAGTGAGCTCCCTAGAGCATCTACAGACGCATATAGCTGGTTCGAGGTTATTCGACCAGGGGTtaaaacagcttgtccacttcacgagcTACGGCGAGGCAGTTTACCCAGGTCCGAGTCATCAGTGTCAGTTCAATCCCTACTCCTGATGTTGTTTCTTTGTGTACCGAGAGGGCTTACAAATCGGTGGAGTGAgctccttagagcatctacagccgcatATAGCTAATCCAGTCTCTCAAACATCCGCGGACATGTCCTCGGACAATGACCCGTCAAATCCCAAAGTTTCTGACCGACATGCCCTTCTAGGCAAATCAAGGACAATTTGCTTCAAGCCCAAGCAAGAATGGAAACACTGCTaacaagaaaaggaaggaaaagaGAACTTCAATTGGAATAAATGTTCACGGCACACCACCACCCTACAAACCTCAAAGTTTTTGACCGGCATGCCCTTTGAGTATTCACCACCACCTGAAACTTCACTCCAGATTTTACGACCCGTGGGCAACATGGTATTTCCTATTCAGGGCATGtgcaatggttgataagatagtcttaacttaagtcttgcatgtgatttagagatgacaaaaaaatttGTGTACAATgcatcatctcttagccttatcttcaataactagcaattcctaaaaatatggtgagacatattgtgctaagagatcacctcttgtcttctcttaaataagagaagacaaacaTTTTCTTATGACTTCTTTCTTCTCCACCTCATCATCTATCCTACATGGCACTCATAAGATAggaccattgtacatgccctcagtAACCCACATGGAAGCTAACAACTAGCCGTCCTAGTTCGGTTTCCTTGTTACCAAGCGCTTCTCCGGGTTTGAGCTATTTTTAATTTCATTTTgacttttttgaatttttattttcCAGTCCGTTttcctcctcttctttttcttcctaaCACGTGATGTATTTTAGAAGAATAcatcacatttttaaaatacatgatgaatattatgaAAATACACGATGAACGTTGCGTAAAtacacaaaaatattttttaaatacatactAAAGTTTTTTAATACTCCCTCAGTTGCTAAATGTAAGTTTTTTTTAGAAattttaatatagactacatacggagcaaaatgagtgaatctacgctctaaaacatgtctatatacatccgtacgtagtctatattgaaatctctaaaaatagttatatttaggaacggaggtagtacaCGTTAACACTTTTTGGGTATAGATTAAACATTCGTACTGCATGGCTAGCATTGATTTAGTAGTTTTTTATCAAAAGTTCTTAATATTATTGTAATATTTAATTTGTAAAATCTAAAGAAAATATTACTCTATTTTTATATATTTGAATAAAATATCTTTTTTTATAAGATTTGAATAAAATATCTAAGCTCCTTCCGCCGCGCCTGTGGCCGGCCCAGTTAGTACTGCGTGGGCTCCCGGGCCACACCTAGGGCTGGTCCATGAGCGTTACAACGTGGGCGACGATTCCATACCACCCACGGTTTTCCACTCGCCCACGGCGCCGGGCGACATGGCGGCCGTGCGCCTATCCCCACGCCTCCGCTCGATTCCCCTCCTGCTCCCCGGTCTCGACCCCGCAGCCGCAGTCCACCGCCGCTGCTCCTGCGGtagctcggccgccgccgccgccgcgcgcgccatgtcctcctcctcctcctcctccgcgtcgTCGGCACCCACCCCCTACACGACGCTCGTGGGCCGCGTCCGCTGCGAGCGCGAGATCAAGCGCAGCAAGTTCATCGCAGTCGCCGCCTCCGTCCCCGACGAGCGCGCCGCCATGTCCTTCCTCAACGAGGTGCGCCTCCTTCCCACTCGATTCCTTTTCCAGCGAGTTCTCGACCCCTAAATCTCTAGTTGCAGTGGAGCAATCCAGTTAGTTTTCTGTACCTGGTCACCAGACGACGATGCGTACCCAATCAAATGCTCTGTCAAGAAAACTCGTTAGTTTAGCTCGTAAATAATATGTTCTGCTCACCTGAAGCACTCGTTAATTCAGTTATTATGCTCTGCAAGGTTATCCTTGTCATGCTGATGCGTTGCTGAATGTGTTCGCTCACGATCTATTGCTTCCAATGGCATATGTTTTGGCTAGGAATTATAAGCATTGCGCCTGATTTGTTGCTTGTTATCTGTGCGGGCTTAGCCTTGCAGTTGTATACACATCAGTGTATTTGCATTTGGACCGTACTAGCAAACTTATGACTTGTCCATCCTGAAACCAGAACTTCTGTGTACTCTGTTGACTAGATCTACACGGTTTTGTGTTATAGGTCAAGGATCCTCGTGCCACCCATAATTGCTGGGCGTACAAGGTTTGTGGTTTTATATAAAGCCTGATACTCATATGCTGTGTCTATGATTGTTAATGGTGAGTTGATCTTTGCATTCATGTGTTCTTAGGTGGGAGAACAGTTCCGTTATAACGATGACGGCGAACCTTCAAGCACAGCTGGAAAGCCAATATACTCTGCCATCATTTCATCTGGCATAGATATGGTCATGGTGGTTGTAATAAGGTAGCCATTTGTCAAGTAATGCCCTtcatttttcatgattttttttatcatGACTAATAATTTTTACCAATTTGCTGGTATTTACCTTTGTGCTCCCTCCGTCCGAagatacttgtcatcaaaatggataaaaagagatgtatctcgaactaaaatacgtctagatacacccccttttatccattttgatgacaagtatttccggacggagggagtataagttaaGTGAGCCATAGAAATGAAATTGTAGATAAGTGATGTTAACATATATGTCACTACATCTTTTTATGAGACACATGGTTCATGTGATTACCTCTTTATGCTAATTTCCTCCTTTAAACATTGCTAAAGATATTTTGGAGGCATAAAACTGGGAACCGGCGGGCTGGTGAGAGCTTATGGTGGGGTTGCTGCTGAGTGCCTTAAAGATGCTCCTACTTGTcttgtgaagcccaaggtggtcaaGCTCAAATATGTTCCATCTGCTCTTTGCCTGATGCATGCAAGAATGTGAAGCTGGAAGTGTGTATAATTCTGACTTGGTGGGTATTTTCATTTCAGGCTCGTGTGGGCATGGAAGTACCATTTGATCTCTTGGGCATGGTCTATAATCAGGTATAGTAAGCATATACACAAAAGTATTGTACTGGAGACACCTCAGACACCAACACTTATTTTCAGACAATTAATTAAAGCATAAATGCAGAGTTGCTATTATAAACATTT is a window encoding:
- the LOC123039430 gene encoding BTB/POZ and MATH domain-containing protein 2-like, with product MLVLPVCRDLLPIAMGNMTGSWAAPETETWSRCYTEGTTVTHNFEIAGYSLLHGMGTGNYVTSSTFTVGGCDNCEWDIMFYPDRATKDEGEEADHASAYLRLRPCSRQPRPTDVMTKYTLSLWGKDGQLCQQRSTRHTFTPSGTGWGHVRFVPKSKLLALKDDCFTIRCVLTVLKERHVEEVSTFIVPIPPSNFHQDFGNMLKDGEGTDVTFVVGDQSFQAHRFVLAARTPFFRAELFGPMKENKMQCINIDDVEPSVFKALLHFIYIDALPDNRDLKKSTTLQHLLVAADRYGLDRLAAMCEGELCRSIDVQAVATTLTLAKQHCHERLKDICIDFMSSRDVFGDVKKTDGFKHLVTSCPEVISDILQENLPLPEVVRTNPRRTPGWLKRQQRSSQVHRAVLVSACVLVPAVVVSCRVYMRCR
- the LOC123046797 gene encoding IMPACT family member in pol 5'region, giving the protein MAAVRLSPRLRSIPLLLPGLDPAAAVHRRCSCGSSAAAAAARAMSSSSSSSASSAPTPYTTLVGRVRCEREIKRSKFIAVAASVPDERAAMSFLNEVKDPRATHNCWAYKVGEQFRYNDDGEPSSTAGKPIYSAIISSGIDMVMVVVIRYFGGIKLGTGGLVRAYGGVAAECLKDAPTCLVKPKARVGMEVPFDLLGMVYNQLQHFHAEDIKQDYDTGKDGTVVVMFKVEYEKIESLGSAVNSACSRKIELLQ